A genomic region of Desulfosarcina ovata subsp. ovata contains the following coding sequences:
- a CDS encoding protein kinase, producing the protein MMAAARCFSDTSDFLSIRSGDHILLDGRRFLVTGEERERRFGIEDPKFWVKRVVEEETGDRKIAKLSFFESFNTRLGELVIRCYRSPEKEERILDLCRNHPGFMQGVTFPDAKGNRVRVLEIVRGKNFMLYLDSLRMPHVQYFETELPGILRHLCEAFAAIGLLHAHGFRHGDIRNDHIIVERRSGRYVWIDFDYDFEAPENPFGLDLFGIGNILIYAVGKVFHNSYMIKNDTYTYHDLIERLEPDDFSILHPNRLVNLRKLYPYVPVMLNNILMHFSAGTSITYASVDEIIEDLGGYLASL; encoded by the coding sequence ATGATGGCTGCGGCCCGTTGCTTCAGCGATACATCGGATTTCCTCTCCATTCGTTCCGGGGATCATATCCTGCTGGACGGCCGGCGGTTTCTGGTAACCGGTGAAGAGCGCGAACGCCGTTTCGGAATCGAAGACCCGAAGTTCTGGGTCAAGCGGGTCGTCGAGGAGGAGACCGGCGACCGCAAGATCGCCAAATTGTCGTTTTTTGAGAGTTTCAATACCCGGCTGGGAGAACTGGTGATCCGGTGTTACCGCAGCCCGGAGAAGGAGGAGCGCATCCTCGACCTGTGCCGGAATCACCCGGGCTTCATGCAGGGGGTCACTTTTCCGGATGCCAAAGGCAACCGGGTACGAGTCCTGGAAATTGTGCGCGGGAAAAACTTCATGCTCTACCTGGACAGCCTGCGGATGCCCCACGTACAGTACTTTGAAACCGAACTGCCCGGCATCCTGCGGCACCTGTGCGAGGCCTTTGCGGCCATCGGTTTGTTACATGCCCATGGTTTTCGCCATGGCGACATTCGCAACGATCATATTATCGTCGAAAGGCGGTCCGGCCGTTACGTCTGGATCGATTTCGATTATGATTTCGAGGCTCCGGAAAATCCGTTCGGCCTGGATCTGTTCGGGATCGGCAACATCCTGATCTATGCCGTCGGCAAGGTGTTTCACAATTCGTATATGATCAAAAACGATACCTACACCTACCACGACCTGATCGAACGCCTGGAACCGGACGATTTCTCCATTTTGCATCCCAACCGGCTGGTCAATCTGCGCAAGCTCTATCCGTATGTTCCGGTGATGCTGAACAATATCCTGATGCACTTTTCCGCCGGCACATCCATCACCTATGCGTCGGTTGACGAAATTATCGAAGATCTTGGTGGTTACCTCGCTTCCCTGTAA
- a CDS encoding GAF domain-containing protein, which translates to MRQAPQNRFHLKHFKAISLAISQYEDLDMLMNHFVEGLCLTFKIKGASVLLHDEQESQLFRVASYGVSEDYLAKGPLFVDTKDDAFTQGRPVFINDMLSDPRVQYGDAARSEGIVAMLSFPIKCRSTVVGLIRCYHTAPITLHEEDVDSVAVLSQLLGLVIENNGLKNFVNHVQIAVSGLPLRLRKGNG; encoded by the coding sequence ATGCGCCAAGCACCGCAGAACCGATTCCACCTCAAGCATTTCAAAGCCATCAGCCTGGCCATTTCCCAATATGAAGACTTGGATATGCTTATGAACCATTTTGTGGAAGGGCTGTGCCTGACCTTTAAAATCAAAGGGGCCAGTGTGCTGCTCCATGACGAACAGGAGTCCCAGCTGTTCCGGGTGGCCAGTTACGGCGTCAGTGAGGACTATCTGGCCAAGGGGCCGCTGTTTGTGGATACCAAGGACGACGCATTCACCCAGGGACGGCCGGTTTTCATCAACGACATGCTCAGTGATCCGCGCGTCCAGTACGGTGACGCGGCGCGCAGCGAGGGTATCGTCGCCATGCTCTCCTTCCCCATCAAATGCCGCAGCACGGTAGTGGGCCTGATCCGCTGTTATCACACGGCACCCATCACGCTGCACGAAGAGGATGTGGATTCCGTTGCCGTTCTCTCCCAGCTTCTGGGGCTGGTGATCGAAAACAACGGTCTGAAGAATTTTGTCAACCATGTGCAGATCGCCGTGTCGGGCCTGCCCCTGCGACTGCGCAAGGGAAATGGATGA
- a CDS encoding TonB-dependent receptor, translating into MLRGAQGVLYGKNSIGGIINVITKQSGNAVEGKINTEFAEHQTYGAKGCVNAPLITNRLYLSLSDNYRKTDGYMTNDHPDEDTYGGYYENSFRTRMNWLPTDMLEMDFNASFYKHSGDHTSTIYGNTNEVVYHSYKDPDDELSKDSLNLSMSINYSFEKAELKIISTYTDAMYDRFSKRLYEGASMIDGGMKLELDTFTQEVRIQSAADNSFKWMAGLFYSNEDIDNKKQFAVYDTHETLGYDKHMNWPTKTYEDTIAAFGEVTLPFGRFNLTTGIRYERTDAAMDYRYEESREDTGALVKDPVTYHTEDDWDVLIPKGVLSWQYSDNCMIYASIAKGYLAGGYNLAEADADYARIDNQTSINYEAGFKTMHFGNRIMLNAAIYYMDIKDIHVLIEGIDTGTFIASNAGAAHSQGIEIESVFNVMKGLDLMASFGIIDGEYDEYLYDKNTDYSGNNLIRTPEYSFNVGISYRHDSGLFARADVCGYGDTYFNPGNTKKQSSYEIYNVKIGYEASSWEVYGYGKNIFDEEYFTNMDVLNTVGAPSTFGIIATLKY; encoded by the coding sequence GTGTTGAGAGGTGCACAAGGTGTTTTATACGGTAAGAATTCCATCGGTGGTATTATCAACGTTATCACCAAACAGTCGGGAAATGCCGTGGAAGGAAAAATCAATACCGAGTTTGCAGAGCACCAGACCTATGGTGCGAAGGGGTGTGTCAATGCCCCCCTAATAACAAATAGACTGTATTTGAGTCTTTCGGACAATTATAGAAAAACAGACGGATACATGACAAACGATCACCCTGATGAAGACACATACGGCGGTTATTATGAAAACAGTTTCAGAACCAGGATGAACTGGTTGCCGACGGATATGTTGGAAATGGATTTTAATGCATCTTTTTACAAACACTCAGGCGATCATACCTCAACGATTTATGGCAACACGAATGAGGTCGTCTATCATTCATACAAAGATCCCGATGATGAACTGTCAAAGGACTCATTGAATTTAAGCATGAGCATAAACTACAGCTTTGAAAAGGCAGAATTAAAAATTATCAGCACGTATACGGATGCCATGTATGACAGGTTCAGCAAAAGGCTCTATGAAGGGGCTTCCATGATAGACGGTGGCATGAAGCTGGAACTCGATACCTTTACCCAGGAAGTTCGTATTCAATCGGCTGCTGATAATTCATTCAAGTGGATGGCTGGGCTGTTCTACTCAAATGAAGATATTGATAATAAAAAACAGTTTGCCGTCTATGATACCCATGAAACGTTGGGATATGATAAACATATGAACTGGCCTACCAAAACCTATGAAGACACCATTGCCGCATTTGGAGAGGTCACCCTACCCTTTGGAAGATTCAACCTCACTACGGGTATCAGATATGAACGAACCGATGCGGCAATGGATTACCGATATGAAGAAAGCCGGGAAGACACAGGAGCGTTGGTCAAGGACCCGGTCACCTATCATACTGAGGATGACTGGGATGTCTTGATTCCCAAAGGTGTTCTGTCTTGGCAGTACAGTGACAACTGCATGATCTATGCAAGTATCGCCAAAGGCTATCTGGCCGGGGGATACAATTTGGCTGAGGCCGATGCGGATTATGCAAGGATTGATAATCAAACATCCATTAATTATGAAGCAGGATTCAAAACAATGCATTTTGGCAACCGAATAATGTTGAATGCTGCGATATATTATATGGATATTAAAGATATACATGTTCTTATAGAGGGGATTGATACTGGAACATTTATTGCCTCAAATGCAGGGGCGGCACATAGTCAGGGCATTGAAATCGAGAGTGTCTTCAATGTTATGAAGGGTCTTGATTTGATGGCATCCTTTGGGATTATCGATGGTGAATATGATGAGTATCTTTATGATAAAAATACGGACTATTCCGGAAATAATCTCATACGTACACCGGAGTATAGTTTTAATGTCGGCATATCATACCGGCATGATTCAGGACTCTTTGCACGCGCTGATGTTTGCGGATATGGTGATACGTATTTTAACCCTGGCAACACTAAAAAACAGAGCTCATATGAAATATATAATGTTAAAATAGGCTATGAAGCTTCATCATGGGAAGTCTATGGTTATGGCAAAAATATTTTTGATGAAGAATATTTTACCAACATGGATGTATTGAATACCGTCGGAGCACCCAGCACATTTGGTATAATTGCCACCTTAAAGTATTAA
- a CDS encoding Druantia anti-phage system protein DruA encodes MSESMTIQGRKLFSEDIELIRRLMADNPDWHRSRLSIELCRMWNWRTDKGQPKDIACRSMLRKLEQRQFIVLPPPLRPGNHSRQIPDMPHRRDPIEGVLDDLRPVEIIMVSGRSDNDHLFHCLMDRYHYLGCRGHVGEHMKYMVYDRHERPLACLLFGSAAWKTTPRDRYIGWNVATRQGNLKLLTNNTRFLILPWVRIPNLASFILGACLRRLRSDWSTRYGHDLCLVETFVDRSRFEGTCYQAANWLKLGQTKGRSRQDRYRKLKVPVKDLYVYPLTADFKKRLCAAG; translated from the coding sequence ATGAGTGAGAGCATGACCATTCAGGGGCGCAAATTATTTTCCGAAGATATTGAACTGATTCGTCGGCTGATGGCCGACAATCCGGATTGGCACCGCAGTCGGTTATCCATCGAACTGTGCCGAATGTGGAATTGGCGCACCGATAAAGGTCAGCCCAAAGATATTGCCTGCCGTTCAATGTTGCGTAAGCTAGAACAACGCCAGTTCATCGTGCTGCCGCCACCGTTGCGACCGGGAAATCATTCCCGGCAGATACCTGACATGCCTCATCGTCGCGACCCCATCGAGGGAGTGCTGGACGATCTTCGTCCTGTTGAAATCATCATGGTCAGTGGCCGTTCAGACAACGATCACCTTTTTCATTGTCTAATGGATCGCTACCATTATTTGGGGTGCCGGGGTCACGTTGGCGAGCATATGAAGTATATGGTCTATGATCGCCACGAAAGGCCCCTGGCCTGCCTGCTTTTTGGATCGGCAGCCTGGAAAACAACACCACGAGACCGTTACATCGGATGGAACGTGGCTACACGCCAAGGGAATCTGAAGCTGTTGACCAACAACACCCGGTTTTTGATTCTACCCTGGGTTCGCATTCCCAACTTGGCCAGTTTCATTCTGGGCGCTTGTCTCAGGCGGTTGCGGTCCGATTGGTCCACGCGCTATGGTCACGATTTGTGCCTGGTCGAAACCTTCGTCGATCGTTCCCGCTTTGAAGGGACCTGTTATCAGGCTGCCAACTGGCTAAAATTGGGGCAAACCAAAGGCCGCAGCCGTCAAGATCGCTATCGAAAGTTGAAGGTGCCGGTCAAAGACCTGTACGTTTATCCGTTGACAGCCGATTTCAAAAAGCGCTTATGTGCCGCAGGCTGA
- a CDS encoding TonB-dependent receptor plug domain-containing protein — MTFQSIKLSILCILSVSLAFSILTKEVNADENESYRLDEITVTANKHEEKIQEIPASISVFTAIDLEDANITTLSDLLNLVPNLKANDNNGIRDISFRGLGSSRYTFKNPVTIYIDGVPSDKVLFTDIDFNNVERVGAIPFRGKLQMFLDSVVASVPAYYPNARKVMCS, encoded by the coding sequence GTGACTTTTCAATCGATTAAGCTCAGTATACTTTGCATTCTTTCTGTAAGCTTGGCATTTTCAATACTCACAAAGGAGGTGAATGCCGATGAGAATGAAAGCTATCGCCTTGATGAAATAACGGTTACGGCAAATAAACATGAGGAGAAAATTCAAGAAATTCCCGCATCCATAAGCGTATTTACGGCAATAGATCTTGAGGATGCCAATATAACGACCCTATCGGATCTCCTGAATTTAGTTCCCAACCTTAAGGCAAACGACAACAACGGCATTAGAGACATTAGTTTCAGAGGATTGGGCAGCAGCAGATATACATTTAAGAACCCTGTAACCATCTATATAGACGGCGTCCCCAGTGACAAGGTGTTGTTTACGGACATTGATTTTAACAACGTGGAAAGAGTGGGTGCAATCCCATTTAGGGGCAAGCTTCAAATGTTCCTCGATTCAGTTGTAGCAAGTGTTCCAGCATATTATCCCAACGCCCGCAAAGTAATGTGCTCCTGA